One Actinosynnema pretiosum DNA segment encodes these proteins:
- the pssA gene encoding CDP-diacylglycerol--serine O-phosphatidyltransferase, translating to MASTAPGVRLLPNAITVLAMCAGLSAVHFAIRGMYGAAIASIAAAALFDGLDGRLARMLDATSKMGAELDSLADSISFGVAPAMVLYVWKFDPDRFGWVVSLVFAVCMVLRLARFNTLLDVEQPPYAKEFFVGVPAPIGGLLLLLPLTLDEQLGRSGWWSSTPVVAVWTVTVAMLLVSRIPTLSIKTIKVPQRLVAPLLVVVALVAAALITFPLAVLVVIEVGYLVHLPYAVRRYRWLAKHPEAWEVPPADRRAIRRAHGVAARRLGLRQPMRNRVAGAARRAVRRPRRVDSDDVLGPVGSDGAGSDGAGSRRETGGGRRAWRQLGLRRK from the coding sequence GTGGCGTCGACCGCACCGGGCGTCCGGCTGCTGCCGAACGCCATCACCGTGCTGGCGATGTGCGCGGGCCTGTCGGCCGTGCACTTCGCGATCAGGGGCATGTACGGGGCGGCGATCGCCTCCATCGCGGCGGCGGCCCTGTTCGACGGGCTCGACGGGCGGCTCGCCCGGATGCTCGACGCCACCAGCAAGATGGGCGCCGAGCTGGACTCGCTGGCCGACTCGATCTCGTTCGGCGTCGCGCCCGCGATGGTGCTGTACGTGTGGAAGTTCGACCCGGACCGGTTCGGCTGGGTCGTGTCGCTGGTGTTCGCGGTGTGCATGGTGCTGCGGCTGGCGCGGTTCAACACCCTGCTGGACGTCGAGCAACCGCCGTACGCCAAGGAGTTCTTCGTCGGCGTGCCCGCACCCATAGGCGGGTTGCTGCTGCTGCTCCCGCTGACGCTGGACGAGCAGCTGGGCCGGTCCGGCTGGTGGTCCTCCACCCCGGTGGTCGCGGTGTGGACGGTGACGGTCGCGATGCTGCTGGTGAGCCGCATCCCGACGCTGTCCATCAAGACGATCAAGGTGCCGCAGCGGTTGGTGGCCCCGCTGCTCGTGGTGGTCGCGCTGGTCGCGGCGGCGCTGATCACGTTCCCGCTCGCGGTGCTGGTCGTGATCGAGGTCGGGTACCTGGTGCACCTGCCGTACGCGGTGCGGCGGTACCGGTGGCTGGCCAAGCACCCCGAGGCCTGGGAGGTGCCCCCGGCCGACCGGCGGGCGATCCGCAGGGCGCACGGGGTGGCGGCGCGGCGGCTCGGGCTGCGGCAGCCGATGCGGAACCGGGTCGCGGGCGCGGCGCGGCGGGCCGTGCGGCGACCGAGGCGGGTCGACTCGGACGACGTGCTCGGCCCGGTGGGGTCGGACGGGGCCGGGTCGGACGGCGCCGGGTCGCGGCGCGAGACCGGCGGCGGGCGGCGGGCCTGGCGGCAGCTCGGGTTGCGGCGCAAGTGA
- a CDS encoding phosphatidylserine decarboxylase has product MTVDRDKHNSGAVSHFIELAKGIVPPMHPAGRPFVAGAAAATLLLRRISKPAGVVGALVTAWVAWFFREPKRTTPTRAGLAIAPADGTVSHVVEALPPAELGLGSEPMTRISVFLSVFDVHVQRVPVTGVVRQVSYHAGKFLSADLDKASEENERNTVWLTSEEGHEIVVVQIAGLVARRIVCEVSEGDAVAAGSTYGLIRFGSRVDLYVPRGSRVLVEAGQRTIGGETVLAELPGN; this is encoded by the coding sequence ATGACGGTCGATCGCGACAAGCACAACAGTGGTGCCGTTTCCCACTTCATCGAGCTCGCCAAGGGGATCGTCCCCCCGATGCACCCGGCGGGCCGCCCGTTCGTCGCAGGCGCGGCGGCGGCGACGCTCCTGCTGCGCCGGATCTCCAAGCCCGCCGGTGTCGTCGGCGCGCTGGTCACCGCGTGGGTCGCGTGGTTCTTCCGCGAGCCCAAGCGCACCACCCCCACCCGCGCGGGCCTGGCGATCGCGCCCGCCGACGGCACCGTCTCGCACGTCGTCGAGGCCCTGCCGCCCGCCGAGCTGGGCCTCGGCTCCGAGCCGATGACGCGGATCAGCGTGTTCCTGTCGGTGTTCGACGTGCACGTGCAGCGCGTCCCGGTGACCGGCGTCGTCCGCCAGGTCTCCTACCACGCGGGCAAGTTCCTCTCCGCCGACCTGGACAAGGCCAGCGAGGAGAACGAGCGCAACACGGTGTGGCTGACCTCCGAGGAGGGCCACGAGATCGTCGTCGTGCAGATCGCGGGCCTGGTCGCCCGGCGCATCGTGTGCGAGGTGTCCGAGGGCGACGCCGTCGCCGCGGGCTCCACCTACGGCCTGATCCGCTTCGGGTCGCGCGTCGACCTGTACGTGCCGCGCGGGTCCCGCGTCCTGGTCGAGGCGGGTCAGCGCACCATCGGCGGGGAGACCGTCCTCGCCGAGCTGCCGGGGAACTGA
- a CDS encoding M48 family metallopeptidase: MRAVLAVGLLIGFFVLFTALTVGLCALTVHGFTTGRELNAIKVALIAVPLVLVLVSALHKALKARGEVEGAPLTREAQPGLWATVDELAAVAGTRGPDEIRLIGAVNAAVSEQAPMLGLRAGRRTLLIGLPLLAGLTASELRSVLAHELGHYGGGHTKLSALTYRAKEALVHVVDGLDDTFLRRPFAWYARLYARVAASVNRRQELDADTASVTAAGREAAQSALRKLPVLGAAWNGYQAQFLSLGAQAELTPPVMAGFHAYLSEPERRGRMDEARAELLAREPESVFDSHPPIRERVGRMATLPSPEVERDDRPAWTLLSGATADLERSIMVGGGFGPTADWDEVVGVVAREHGERRAGLLAVAGARAGLAGEVSLDDALAALASTEHRDALLGRLLSAELLGGEVPEEQRAQVLAGLLGAVLEHELVAAGVGAYEADWDKRWVVRLEDGRAVDGPPLFAEVLGGPERAAEAWKRAADVLGTRRARVTRVTRTTGEQVAPTA; this comes from the coding sequence ATGCGCGCGGTTCTCGCCGTCGGCTTGCTGATCGGCTTCTTCGTCCTCTTCACGGCGCTCACCGTCGGGCTGTGCGCGCTCACCGTGCACGGCTTCACGACAGGCCGCGAGCTCAACGCGATCAAGGTCGCGCTGATCGCGGTCCCGCTGGTCCTGGTCCTGGTCAGCGCCCTCCACAAGGCGCTCAAGGCGCGCGGCGAGGTCGAGGGCGCCCCGCTCACCCGCGAGGCGCAGCCAGGGCTGTGGGCCACCGTGGACGAGCTGGCCGCCGTCGCGGGCACCAGGGGCCCGGACGAGATCCGGCTGATCGGGGCGGTCAACGCGGCCGTGTCCGAGCAGGCGCCGATGCTGGGCCTGCGCGCGGGCCGCCGGACCCTGCTGATCGGCCTGCCGCTGCTGGCCGGGCTGACCGCGAGCGAGCTGCGGTCGGTGCTGGCGCACGAGCTGGGCCACTACGGCGGCGGGCACACCAAGCTGTCCGCGCTGACCTATCGCGCCAAGGAGGCGCTGGTGCACGTGGTGGACGGGCTGGACGACACGTTCCTGCGGCGCCCGTTCGCCTGGTACGCCCGGCTCTACGCGCGGGTGGCCGCGTCGGTGAACCGCAGGCAGGAGCTGGACGCCGACACCGCGTCGGTGACCGCCGCGGGCCGCGAGGCCGCGCAGTCCGCGCTGCGGAAGCTGCCGGTGCTGGGGGCGGCGTGGAACGGCTACCAGGCGCAGTTCCTGTCGCTGGGCGCGCAGGCCGAGCTGACCCCGCCGGTGATGGCCGGGTTCCACGCCTACCTGTCGGAGCCGGAGCGGCGGGGCCGGATGGACGAGGCGCGGGCCGAGCTGCTGGCGCGCGAGCCGGAGTCGGTGTTCGACAGCCACCCGCCGATCCGCGAGCGGGTCGGTCGGATGGCGACGCTGCCCTCCCCCGAGGTCGAGCGGGACGACCGCCCGGCGTGGACGCTGCTGAGCGGGGCGACCGCCGACCTGGAGCGCTCGATCATGGTCGGCGGCGGCTTCGGGCCGACCGCCGACTGGGACGAGGTCGTGGGCGTGGTCGCGCGGGAGCACGGGGAGCGGCGGGCCGGGCTGCTGGCCGTCGCGGGCGCGCGGGCGGGCCTGGCGGGCGAGGTGTCGCTGGACGACGCGCTGGCCGCGCTGGCCTCCACCGAGCACCGGGACGCGCTGCTGGGGCGCCTGCTGTCGGCGGAGCTGCTGGGCGGCGAGGTGCCCGAGGAGCAGCGGGCGCAGGTGCTGGCCGGGCTGCTGGGCGCGGTGCTGGAGCACGAGCTGGTGGCCGCCGGGGTCGGCGCGTACGAGGCGGACTGGGACAAGCGGTGGGTGGTGCGGCTGGAGGACGGGCGCGCTGTCGACGGGCCGCCCCTGTTCGCCGAGGTGCTGGGCGGGCCGGAGCGCGCGGCGGAGGCGTGGAAGCGGGCGGCGGACGTGCTCGGGACGCGGCGCGCGCGGGTGACGCGGGTGACGCGGACCACCGGGGAGCAGGTCGCGCCGACCGCGTGA
- the moeA gene encoding molybdopterin molybdotransferase MoeA, with product MVGVSNSLTAVAAHKARIADLIGVAPVVELPLADCLGLVLASDAVAPVALPPFDNSAMDGYAVRVADLAELPVVLPVPEDIPAGRTDVVPLEPGTAHRIMTGAPVPPGADAVVQVEWTDAGVGSVRVDRGVRLGQNVRRAEDDVRVGEVALRAGRVLGAAQLGLVSALGIPALPVRRRLRVLVLSTGSELVAPGEPLLPGQIYESNGLMLAAAVREAGGEAEQLRFVPDDVDRFRAVVEERIGGFDLLLTSGGVSAGAYEVVKDALTGRGVEFTKVAMQPGGPQGSGRYLGVPVATLPGNPVSAQVSFEVFVRPALRAAMGFADAERPTVVARLRGSITAPSGRTQFRRGAYDAGSGQVVTPVGGPGSHLLSSLALSNCLIEVPAEVDELADGAEVLVRLL from the coding sequence ATGGTCGGCGTGTCCAACTCGTTGACGGCAGTCGCTGCTCACAAGGCCCGCATCGCCGATCTGATCGGCGTCGCGCCGGTGGTCGAGCTGCCGCTGGCCGACTGCCTCGGGCTGGTGCTCGCCTCGGACGCGGTGGCCCCGGTGGCGCTGCCGCCGTTCGACAACTCGGCGATGGACGGCTACGCCGTGCGGGTCGCCGACCTGGCCGAGCTGCCGGTGGTGCTGCCGGTGCCGGAGGACATCCCGGCAGGCCGGACGGACGTGGTCCCGCTGGAGCCGGGGACCGCGCACCGGATCATGACGGGCGCGCCGGTGCCGCCGGGCGCGGACGCGGTGGTGCAGGTCGAGTGGACCGACGCGGGTGTCGGGTCGGTGCGGGTCGACCGGGGCGTGCGGCTCGGGCAGAACGTGCGGCGGGCCGAGGACGACGTGCGGGTCGGCGAGGTCGCGCTGCGGGCGGGCCGGGTGCTGGGCGCGGCGCAGCTGGGGCTGGTGTCGGCGCTGGGCATCCCGGCGCTGCCGGTGCGCAGGCGGTTGCGGGTGCTGGTGCTGTCGACCGGGTCGGAGCTGGTGGCCCCCGGCGAGCCGCTGCTGCCGGGGCAGATCTACGAGTCGAACGGGCTGATGCTGGCGGCGGCGGTGCGCGAGGCAGGCGGCGAGGCGGAGCAGCTGCGGTTCGTGCCGGACGACGTGGACCGGTTCCGGGCCGTCGTGGAGGAGCGGATCGGCGGGTTCGACCTGCTGCTGACCTCGGGCGGGGTGAGCGCGGGCGCGTACGAGGTGGTGAAGGACGCGCTGACCGGGCGGGGCGTGGAGTTCACGAAGGTGGCGATGCAGCCGGGTGGGCCGCAGGGCTCGGGCCGGTACCTGGGGGTGCCGGTGGCGACGCTGCCGGGGAACCCGGTGAGCGCGCAGGTGTCGTTCGAGGTGTTCGTGCGGCCCGCGCTGCGGGCGGCGATGGGGTTCGCGGACGCGGAGCGGCCGACGGTGGTGGCGCGGCTGCGCGGGTCGATCACCGCGCCGTCGGGGAGGACCCAGTTCCGGCGCGGGGCGTACGACGCGGGCTCGGGCCAGGTGGTGACGCCGGTGGGCGGTCCGGGCTCGCACCTGCTGTCGTCGCTGGCGCTGAGCAACTGCCTGATCGAGGTGCCCGCCGAGGTGGACGAGCTGGCGGACGGCGCCGAGGTGCTGGTCCGGCTGCTCTGA
- a CDS encoding AIM24 family protein — MQVRTRHTPGYGVARLLLAPAEPVLVERGSVLGTSYGVGFDTRAKGKGVRAALCTAGPEGGWVDVVPGVPGDLHVVDLDGKSGWCFSGDAWLACAGTVGLDPAAPPLRALHGGDAGFLNYAFGAGPLVLACAGAVDVVTLEPGELVTLHSGHVLAFADTVQCRLRAVSPDLPQSVRDGEGLALDFAGPGLVLTRTRNPRRRS; from the coding sequence GTGCAGGTGCGGACCAGGCACACGCCCGGCTACGGCGTGGCGAGGCTGCTGCTGGCCCCGGCCGAACCGGTGCTCGTGGAGCGCGGCTCCGTGCTCGGCACCAGCTACGGCGTCGGCTTCGACACCCGCGCCAAGGGCAAGGGCGTGCGCGCCGCGCTGTGCACGGCGGGCCCCGAGGGCGGCTGGGTGGACGTGGTCCCCGGCGTGCCCGGCGACCTGCACGTCGTCGACCTGGACGGCAAGTCCGGCTGGTGCTTCAGCGGCGACGCCTGGCTCGCCTGCGCTGGCACCGTCGGCCTCGACCCGGCCGCGCCGCCCCTGCGCGCCCTGCACGGCGGCGACGCGGGCTTCCTCAACTACGCCTTCGGCGCAGGCCCGCTCGTGCTGGCCTGCGCGGGCGCCGTCGACGTCGTCACCCTCGAACCCGGCGAGCTGGTCACCCTGCACAGCGGCCACGTGCTCGCCTTCGCCGACACCGTCCAGTGCAGGCTCCGCGCCGTCTCCCCGGACCTGCCGCAGTCGGTCCGCGACGGCGAGGGCCTCGCGCTCGACTTCGCCGGGCCCGGACTCGTCCTCACCCGCACCCGCAACCCGCGCCGCAGGTCGTGA
- a CDS encoding cold-shock protein: MAVGTVKWFNSEKGYGFIAADGGPDVFVHYSAIMMDGFRTLAEGDRVEFEIQAGRDGRSQASDVRKAS; encoded by the coding sequence TTGGCTGTCGGCACGGTCAAGTGGTTCAACTCGGAGAAGGGGTACGGCTTCATCGCCGCCGACGGCGGGCCGGACGTCTTCGTCCACTACTCGGCGATCATGATGGACGGATTCCGCACGCTCGCCGAGGGCGACCGCGTGGAGTTCGAGATCCAGGCGGGCCGCGACGGCCGCAGCCAGGCCTCGGACGTCCGCAAGGCGTCGTGA
- a CDS encoding serine/threonine-protein kinase — protein sequence MSEDLSGRRLGHYRIDGVLGRGGMSVTYKATDVRLGRKVALKVIGEHLTADAEFRERFVDEARNTSAIDHANIVPLYDFDEVDGLLYIAMRLVDGQDLATHIKDGPLAPSRALVLLEQVAEALDMLHGKGLVHLDVKPANVLVTTKEATREHVYLADFGLTRRGATGHRTRTGDFLGSPTYAAPEHLRGEPLDGRTDQYALACMVFACLTGRPPFQGGVQDVIQGHLGSEIPPITSLVSLPPAVDDVLRKGTSKDPAQRFATCHEFITAVTAALGPAAQQTTPPRPAGAPAPQQHVGQPHAGPASGGFPAQQGGYPQRPGYPQQHQQQYPPSEPVRLRPPTPVGVSAFSDTKQPRPAWFVPALAGAIAVVLIVILVLVLKPEDEPTAPPSSLPASSGPVAPGQALPSSALRSSALPSSALPSSALPGAAGAPSAVIGDAQSPSVPPSA from the coding sequence GTGTCGGAGGACCTGAGCGGACGGCGGTTGGGGCACTACCGGATCGACGGGGTGCTCGGTCGCGGTGGCATGAGCGTCACCTACAAGGCCACGGACGTCAGGCTCGGCCGCAAGGTGGCGCTGAAGGTCATCGGCGAGCACCTGACGGCGGACGCCGAGTTCCGCGAGCGCTTCGTGGACGAGGCCCGCAACACCTCGGCCATCGACCACGCGAACATCGTCCCCCTGTACGACTTCGACGAGGTCGACGGGCTGCTGTACATCGCCATGCGGCTGGTGGACGGCCAGGACCTCGCCACCCACATCAAGGACGGGCCCCTCGCGCCCTCGCGCGCCCTTGTGCTGCTGGAGCAGGTCGCCGAGGCGCTGGACATGCTGCACGGCAAGGGCCTGGTGCACCTCGACGTGAAGCCGGCGAACGTGCTGGTCACCACGAAGGAGGCCACCCGCGAGCACGTGTACCTGGCCGACTTCGGCCTGACCCGGCGCGGCGCGACCGGCCACCGCACCCGCACCGGCGACTTCCTCGGCTCGCCCACCTACGCCGCGCCCGAGCACCTGCGCGGCGAGCCGCTGGACGGCCGCACGGACCAGTACGCGCTGGCCTGCATGGTGTTCGCCTGCCTGACCGGCCGCCCGCCGTTCCAGGGCGGCGTGCAGGACGTCATCCAGGGCCACCTCGGCTCGGAGATCCCGCCGATCACCTCGCTGGTGTCGCTGCCGCCCGCCGTGGACGACGTGCTGCGCAAGGGCACCTCGAAGGACCCGGCGCAGCGGTTCGCGACCTGCCACGAGTTCATCACCGCCGTCACCGCCGCGCTCGGCCCGGCCGCGCAGCAGACCACCCCGCCCCGCCCGGCGGGCGCGCCTGCCCCGCAGCAGCACGTCGGCCAGCCGCACGCGGGCCCGGCCAGCGGCGGCTTCCCGGCCCAGCAGGGCGGCTACCCGCAGCGCCCCGGCTACCCGCAGCAGCACCAGCAGCAGTACCCGCCGTCGGAGCCGGTCCGGCTGCGCCCGCCGACGCCGGTCGGGGTGAGCGCGTTCTCGGACACCAAGCAGCCCCGGCCCGCCTGGTTCGTGCCCGCGCTCGCGGGGGCGATCGCGGTGGTGCTGATCGTCATCCTGGTGCTGGTCCTCAAGCCCGAGGACGAGCCGACCGCGCCGCCGTCGAGCCTGCCCGCGTCGTCCGGCCCGGTCGCGCCGGGGCAGGCCCTGCCGTCGTCGGCGCTGCGGTCGTCCGCGCTGCCGTCGTCGGCGCTGCCGTCGTCCGCACTGCCGGGTGCCGCCGGGGCCCCGTCCGCCGTGATCGGTGACGCCCAGTCGCCGTCCGTTCCCCCGTCCGCCTGA
- the groL gene encoding chaperonin GroEL (60 kDa chaperone family; promotes refolding of misfolded polypeptides especially under stressful conditions; forms two stacked rings of heptamers to form a barrel-shaped 14mer; ends can be capped by GroES; misfolded proteins enter the barrel where they are refolded when GroES binds) — MAKMIAFDEDARRGLERGMNILADAVKVTLGPKGRNVVLEKKWGAPTITNDGVSIAKEIELEDPWEKIGAELVKEVAKKTDDVAGDGTTTATVLAQALVREGLRNVAAGANPLGLKRGIEKAVEAVTEQLLKTAKEVETKEQIAATASISAGDSTIGELIAEAMDKVGKEGVITVEESNALGLELELTEGMRFDKGYISGYFVSDPERQEAVLEDPYILLYGSKIASVKDLLPLLEKVMQSGKPLLIISEDVEGEALATLVVNKIRGTFKSVAVKAPGFGDRRKAILQDIAILTGGQVITEDVGLKLDTADLSLLGKARKVVVTKDETTVVEGSGDAEQIQGRVNQIRAEIEKSDSDYDREKLQERLAKLAGGVAVIKAGAATEVELKERKHRIEDAVRNAKAAVEEGIVAGGGVALLQAAEAAFAGLKLEGDEATGANIVKVAVEAPLKQIAVNAGLEGGVVVEKVKGLPVGHGLNAATGVYEDLLAAGVPDPTKVTRSALQNAASIAALFLTTEAVVADKPEKAGAAPAMPDAGGMDF; from the coding sequence ATGGCCAAGATGATCGCCTTCGACGAGGATGCCCGCCGCGGTCTTGAGCGAGGCATGAACATCCTCGCGGACGCCGTCAAGGTGACGCTGGGTCCCAAGGGCCGCAACGTCGTGCTCGAGAAGAAGTGGGGTGCGCCGACGATCACCAACGACGGCGTCTCCATCGCCAAGGAGATCGAGCTCGAGGACCCGTGGGAGAAGATCGGGGCCGAGCTCGTCAAGGAAGTGGCGAAGAAGACCGACGACGTCGCGGGTGACGGCACCACGACCGCCACCGTGCTCGCCCAGGCCCTGGTCCGCGAGGGCCTGCGCAACGTGGCCGCGGGCGCCAACCCGCTGGGCCTCAAGCGCGGCATCGAGAAGGCCGTCGAGGCCGTCACGGAGCAGCTGCTGAAGACCGCCAAGGAGGTCGAGACCAAGGAGCAGATCGCCGCCACGGCGTCCATCTCCGCGGGCGACTCGACCATCGGCGAGCTCATCGCCGAGGCCATGGACAAGGTCGGCAAGGAAGGCGTCATCACCGTCGAGGAGAGCAACGCTCTCGGGCTCGAGCTCGAGCTCACCGAGGGCATGCGCTTCGACAAGGGCTACATCTCCGGCTACTTCGTCTCCGACCCGGAGCGCCAGGAGGCCGTGCTGGAGGACCCGTACATCCTCCTCTACGGCTCCAAGATCGCCTCGGTCAAGGACCTGCTGCCGCTGCTCGAGAAGGTCATGCAGAGCGGCAAGCCGCTGCTGATCATCTCCGAGGACGTCGAGGGCGAGGCCCTGGCGACCCTGGTGGTCAACAAGATCCGCGGCACCTTCAAGTCCGTCGCCGTCAAGGCGCCCGGCTTCGGCGACCGCCGCAAGGCCATCCTGCAGGACATCGCGATCCTGACCGGCGGCCAGGTCATCACCGAGGACGTCGGCCTCAAGCTGGACACCGCGGACCTGTCCCTGCTGGGCAAGGCCCGCAAGGTCGTCGTCACCAAGGACGAGACCACCGTGGTCGAGGGCTCCGGTGACGCCGAGCAGATCCAGGGCCGCGTCAACCAGATCCGCGCCGAGATCGAGAAGTCGGACTCGGACTACGACCGCGAGAAGCTCCAGGAGCGCCTGGCCAAGCTCGCCGGTGGTGTCGCGGTCATCAAGGCCGGCGCCGCCACCGAGGTGGAGCTCAAGGAGCGCAAGCACCGCATCGAGGACGCGGTGCGCAACGCCAAGGCCGCCGTCGAGGAGGGCATCGTCGCCGGTGGCGGCGTCGCGCTGCTCCAGGCCGCCGAGGCCGCCTTCGCGGGCCTGAAGCTCGAGGGCGACGAGGCGACCGGCGCCAACATCGTCAAGGTGGCCGTCGAGGCCCCGCTGAAGCAGATCGCCGTGAACGCCGGCCTCGAGGGCGGCGTCGTGGTGGAGAAGGTCAAGGGCCTCCCCGTCGGCCACGGCCTCAACGCCGCGACCGGCGTGTACGAGGACCTGCTCGCCGCGGGCGTCCCGGACCCGACCAAGGTGACCCGTTCCGCGCTGCAGAACGCCGCCTCGATCGCCGCGCTGTTCCTCACCACCGAGGCCGTCGTGGCCGACAAGCCGGAGAAGGCGGGCGCGGCTCCGGCCATGCCCGACGCCGGCGGCATGGACTTCTGA